CTGATTTAGAAGAGCAGCAAGGCGCTTAGACCGCTATGGTGCAGACCATCATCTGTGGGTGCTGTGTCTGCACCATTTCGTTTTCAACTGACATGGAGAGGATAGGGAAATGAATGTAATCGTGCTTATTAAAGAAGTACCGGACATGGATACAGTTCGCTTTGATACGGAAAACGGGCGGGTGGACCGATCCTCCGCAGAAGCCGAAATCAACCCATTTGACCTTAACGCCTTGCAGGCAGCAGTAGAGTTGAAGGAACAGGGGGCAACTGTAACAGTATTGACCATGGGGCCCCCTCGAGCAGAGAAGACGGTACGGGATGCCTATGCCAGAGGGGCAGACTTGGGTGTTCTTCTCAGTGATTCAAAGTTTGGAGGAGCGGATACCTGGGCTACATCGGTAACGTTGGCGGCGGGCATAAAGAAATTAGGCGCATTTGACTTAGTCCTTTGCGGAGAAAAGTCTGTGGATGGAGATACAGCCCAGGTGGGGGCCGAAATTGCGGAGATTCTAGGTATTCCACACGCCTACTATGTGGAGCATATCCAGAACGTTTCAAAAGACAGCATTCAGGTAAGGGTGGAAGACATCTGCGGCAGCAAGCAGGTGCGGGAGTTGACGCTGCCCGCCTTGATTAGCGTGACCAAGAACCTCAATACTGTTCAGCTGCCAGAAATCCGCAGAAAGCTTCTATCGCTGAACGTTCCTATAACCAAGTTCGGGCTGGAGGATATGGCAGGACACACATCGCAAGAGCAGGTAGGCTTAAAGGGATCAAAAACAAAAGTGTTAAAAATCTATGTGCCAGCAGAGATTCAACGGAATAACCGGATTTACCGGGATCATTTCAACCAGTTTCAGAAGAATGTATGGGCAGAACTGTGCAAACGAAACTTGTTGCCGAATCGAGGTGATCAACATGAAATCATCTGAGAATCTGCTAGTATTTGCCGAGTGCAACAAGGAAGGAATCCATCCAGTGGCCTTTGAGCTGTTGGCCAAAGGAAAAGAATTATGTGAAAAAAGTGGCTCAGCCCTGCACTGTCTGGTACTGGGGAATCAAGATACCGAGATACTGGATTTACAGGAATTAAATATTCGGGGAGCCGATGAAGTCTTTTACATAAAAGATGATTGTTTTACTTGGGCAGAAGAATGTTTGTATAAGGAAAATATCGTCCCTTTTATTCGGGAGCGGAATCCGCATACGGTGCTCTTTGGCGCGACGAACTTCGGTCGCTCCTTGGCCCCGCGGGTGGCAGCTGCCCTACAGACGGGTTTGACAGCAGACTGCACGAATTTGACCATGGACGAAGATGGCCGCTTGATTCAGATTCGACCGGCTTTTAGCAACAACATCCTAGCTCACATTAAAACCCTTTCTTATCCGCAGATTGCCACCATCCGTTATAAGGAGTTTCAGGAAGCGGAGAGGGATGAGGCCAGAGAGGCGAAGCTTACGGTTCTGGAAGCCTATAGGAAAGCTTATGAGGGTGCCACTGTGCTGGAAAGTCTCAGGGAGCAGGAATTTGATATTACGAAGGCGGAGGTCGTGGTCAGCGGCGGACGGGGAATCAAAAGGAAGGAAGATTTGCAGATGCTCCAGGAGCTGGCAGAACTTCTCGGCGGAGAGTTGGGCGTATCTCGTGCCCTGGTAGATGGAGGCATGATTTCCAGCGCCCATCAGATTGGGTACAGTGGAAATCGAGTGAAACCCAAGGTTTACATTGCCTGCGGCATCTCCGGCGCACCGCAGCATATAGCGGGTATGAAGGACGCTGATCTAATCATCGCCATCAACAAGGACCCCTCGGCACCCATCTTTAAGTTTGCGGATTACGGGTACGTAGGCAATCTTTATGAGGTTATTCCCCAGATGATTTCTGGCATAAAGAATGGGGTGCAGGGAGGTGAGTTCGGATGAAGGATGCAGACGTAAAAAATTTGACAGATATCGTAGGGGCCGATTGGATTATAACGGACTTAGAGCAGAAATCCGCTTACTTCTATGATGAAATTGAGAGGGCCTTGCGGCCGGTGGCGAACGAACAGTCCATTGTGGTAAAACCGAAGAATACAGAAGAACTTTCTGCGATTATGGCCTATGCTTATGAGCAGGAGATCCCTGTGGTCATTCGCGGCGGAGGCACCGGACTCTGCGGGGGAGCTACTCCGGTGGTGGAGAGCCTGATCCTTTCAATGGAACGATTTAAGAAAATTATTCAGATTGATGAAGACAATATGATGGCGGAGCTGGAAGCCGGAGTGACGCTGCGGGAGCTGCTGGATGAGCTAGAGGGGCATAAAGGCATCGCCTTTCCCGTACATCCGGGGGATGAAGGGGCGCAAATTGGCGGCATGGTCACCACCAACGCTGGAGGGGCCAGAGCTGTGCGCCACGGCATCATGAGAAATCATATCAAGGGGTTAGAAGTGGTCTTGCCGGATGGAGAGGTCTTGAAGCTGGGGGGCAGACTGCTGAAAGACAACGCTGGCTACAGTCTGATGAATCTCCTGACCGGCAGCGAGGGAACCCTGGCGGCAATCACAAAAGTGATTCTTCGGCTTTATCCGGAAGATAAATATAGTGCGACTCTCGCCATCGCTTTTGCAGACATGGATCAGGCATCTGCGGCAGTGTTGGAAATTATTAAAAGCGGTGTATCCCCGCTGGCGGTGGAATATCAGGATAAAAAACTTAACCTGGAAACCGCAGCATATCTGGGCCTTCATTGGCCTTTAGATGAGGGAGAGGCCGACCTGATGATTATTTTGTCCGAGAGAAGTGAAGCTGCCCTGTATTTGGCTTGCGAACAAATTGAAGCAATCTGCCGGAAACATCAGGCGGTGAAAGCCGTCTATGCAGGTACGAAAAAGGAGCAGGCAGAGCTGCTGATGATACGAAGCGGCAGCTACGAAATCATCCAGGAGCTTATTGCTCACAATTTAGATATGGCGGTACCGCCAGCAAGGGTGCCGGAATTTATGAGGGGCTTGAGGAAGCTGGCAGAGAAATATGGAACCAGAACCAACATTGTAGCACATATTGCAGACGGCAATGTCCACAATGACATTCTATTGGAAGACGGAAAGATTCCGGCCTTTACACCAGACTTGCTGAAGGAAATGTATGAGCTATGCTTCCAGCTGGGCGGAACCATTACAGGAGAACACGGGGTAGGTAAGCTGAGGCTGGCAGATTTGAAACTGCAAAAGAACAACAGAGAGTTGGAGCTCATGAAGCAGATTAAAAAAATCTTCGATCCAAAGGGGATTTTAAATCCCGGAACGGTGGTGCAGATCGATGGGTGCAACAAGAACTAGCAACAGGAGCAGGAGAAGGGAGCGTTTCGGATGAAGGATAAATTTATAGCTAAGCGATATTGGAAAGACGGATCAACCCCTATGGGAAAGGTTGATGAGCTGGCCAAAAAATATGAGGGTGTCATCAATCTGAGTCTGGGAGATCCTGATCTGACCACGCCGGAGGTTATCATCGACAGGGCCTTTGCCGATGCGAGAGCAGGGCATACCAAATATACAGACTTTCGCGGGGACCCAGAACTGAGACAGGAAATTGCTGCCTACTACAAGGAGCGCTTCGGCTTAAGTCTTGGTGATGAAGAAATATTTGTGGCAGCCAGCGGTTGTCTGGGTATGTATCTCGTCTTGGAAGCAATCCTCGATGAGGGGGATGAAGTAATTTTACAGGCTCCTTATTTCACGCCCTATCCCCAGCAGGTGGAGCTGGCCAGGGGGGTTGCCGTGGAGTTTCCCATGCTGGAAGAAGAAGACTTTCGTATTAATATAAAAAGGCTGGAACAGACGATTACAGCCCGAACAAAGGCCATCGTCATCAATAGCCCGAACAACCCTACCGGAAATTGTCTCAGCGAGCAGGATTTAGAAAACATTGCCCGCATTGCGAAAAAGTATGATTTGATAGTGATTTCTGATGAAATCTATACCGCTTACAGCTATCAGGAACCTTTTGTACCGATAATGAGTTTGGAAGGCATGCGAGAGCGGACGGTGACCATCAATAGTTTTTCGAAGGATTACATTATGACCGGCTGGCGGGTAGGCAACATCATCGCTCCGCCTAATATCATAAGAACCATCCAACAAATCAACGAAAACGTGGTATTTACAGCTCCTTCCATATCTCAGCGGGCGGCTATTTACGCCATGAGACATCGTCAGGAGTTTCAGGCGGATATTGTGGGAGAGTATAGACGACGGGCGGAATATGGCGCTAAGCGAATCAATGAAATCTCTTGGATGTCGGTTATTGAACCGCCGAAGGGCACCTTTTATCTGTTTGCCAATGTGAAGAAAACAGGATTGTCTTCTGAAGAGGTCAGCCGGTTGATTTTAGAGCAGGCTAAGGTTCTGACGATTCCAGGCAATGCCTTCGGGGACTGCGGGGAAGGGTATATTCGCTTGGCCTGTACGGTGAGCATGGAGGTTTTAAAAGAAGCGTTTGACCGGATGGAGCAAATACGCTTTTAAGCACAGAAGCACCTATGTAGACGGCGTATCCAAGGTTAGATTCATAGAAGGAATCTTGGAGGTACTGTCTACATAGGTGCTTTTTCTTTTTTGAAAGTTTGCCGGGAGCTACTTGACAAAGAAATGTATAAATCATATAATATAACAGTGTTATATGGAGGTGAACGGGCTAGTGGAAGAATCCAGCACGCTGCAAAACATTTTGAATGCAGCCAAGACAGAATTTTTACAAAAGGGCTTTCAGACAGCTTCACTGCGAAATATTGTGAAGAATGCCGGGGTGACCACAGGGGCTTTTTATGGGTACTTCTCCAACAAGGAAGCCTTGTTTGCTGCCTTAGTGGAAAAACATGCTTCGGCAATCATGGGGCGGTTTATGTGTGCTCAAGAGGAATTTATGAAGCTCCCGGAGGAGGAACAGCCAGAGAGCATGTCTGACTTTTCGGGAGATTGCATGGCTTGGATGGTAGACTATATCTATGAGCACTTCGATGTGTTCAGACTGATTATCTGCTGTTCAGAAGGTACGGCCTATGCGGATTTTGTTCATGCCATGGTGGAAGTAGAGGTGGAATCCACCTATCGGTTTATGGAATCCCTGAGGTCCCTTGGACATCAGGTGCCGGAACTAGATCGGCAGTTCTGTCATATCGTCTGCAGCGGTATGTTTAATGGTGTCTTTGAAATGGTAGTCCACCAGATGCCGCAGGCGGATGCAAAAATCTACATTTCCCAGCTTCAACAATTTCACCGAGCTGGCTGGATGAATATTTTAGGGCTTTGATGCCCTATAATTTTTAGCCTCGGGTTAGCTATTGCTAACGAAAATCAACTATAGCTGTTGACTAGAGAGGGTCACAGCTCATTCACCGTAAAATAAATGTGATTTAAAGGAGGTAATGAATTGAAAAAGAAATCGAGTTTATCAAAACTGATGACCTATGCAGGGAGTTATCGGTATTTCACTTATAGTTCCTGGGTGCTGTCAGCCCTTTCTGCACTGATGGCCTTGATTCCATTTTGGTATCTATGGCAGATTATAAAAGAAGTTTTGAGGGTTATGCCAGACTTTGAAAGGGCGGAGAATCTGGCGCATTTCGGCTGGATGGCTGTCCTTTTTGCTGTCCTTTCCATCCTGGTCTATATTGGCGGTTTGATGTGTTCTCACATCGCAGCCTTTCGGGTGCAGGCGAATCTGCGCATACAGATGACACACCACATCTGCAAGCTGCCGTTGGGGTTTGCAGAGAGCTTTGGCAGCGGAAAACTCCGAAAGATTATCAATGATTCCAGTGCCACCACAGAAACCTATCTGGCCCATCAACTGCCGGATCGGTACGGTGCCCTTGCCACTCCGGTGGGGCTGCTGGTATTGCTGATGGCCTTTGACTGGCGTCTTGGACTTCTGAGCCTGGTACCTGTTCTGCTGGGTTTTCTGGTGATGATAAGCATGACTGGGGCGAAGATGAGGCAGAAAATGAAAGAATACCAGAATGCCTTGGACGATATGTCCAACGAAGCGGTGGAATATGTAAGAGGGATTCCCGTGGTCAAGACTTTTGGACAGACGGTATTTTCCTTTAAGCGTTTTAAGGACTCCATCGATCGGTATCGCATATGGGTTACGGCTTATACCAAGGATTTGCGGCTGCCGATGATGTTTTATACGACAGCTATTAACAGCGTATTTGCTTTTTTAGTTGCCGGGAGCCTGCTTTTTACAGCAGAGGGGGTAACAAATGAATTTCTGCTGAACTTGATATTCTATATTATCATTACGCCAGTGATTTCAGTAACCTTGACAAAGATTATGTTTCTTAGCGAAAATGCTATGCTGGTAGATGACGCCCTGAGCCGCATGGACAGTGTTCTGGGGCTGGAGCCCCTTCACCAAGCTGGCAGCACCCATCAGCCTAATAACAATTCCATTGAACTGAGAAACGTTAGTTACAGCTATGACGGAAAGCAAAAGGCCTTGGATGATATTTCTTTAAAGCTCCAGCCCGGGCAAACTATTGCGTTGGTGGGCCCTTCTGGCGGCGGCAAAACTACTCTTGCAAACATTCTATCTCGATTTTTTGACCCCCAAGAGGGGCAGGTTCTCATCGGCGGAGTGGATGTAAGGGAGATGGATAAAAAGGTATTGATGGATACGGTATCCTTTGTATTTCAAAACAGCAGGCTGATAAAAGGAAGCATTTTGGAAAATGTTCGCATGAGCAGACCAGATGCGTCTCGGGCAGAAGTACTGGAGGCCTTGAAAAGTGCTCAGTGCATGGATATTATTCAGAAATTCCCAGCAAGAGAAGATACGATCATCGGCACAGAGGGTACATACCTTTCCGGCGGAGAGCAGCAACGAATTGCTATCGCCAGGGCCCTGCTGAAAAATGCACCGATTGTGATTTTAGACGAGGCGACGGCTTTTGCCGATCCAGATAATGAACACAGGGTGCAGCAAGCTTTTACAGAGCTTTCTAAGAACAGAACGGTTATTATGATTGCTCACCGCCTATCTACTATTGTCCATGCCGATTGTATTTATGTGTTGGACAATGGTCAGATCGCCGAGTGGGGAACCAGCAGTAGCTTAATGGAGAAAAAAGGAATGTTCTTTCACATGTGGAACAATTATCAGGATTCTGTACAGTGGAAGGTGTCAAAGGAGGTACAAGGATGATTCAGCGATTGCAGAAGAAATTTGCCCTATCTGAACAAGGGGCAGTTGATTTGATTAAGGCGATTACCGCCTGCACTTTGCAAAATATTGCTTTTATGTTTCCTGTAGGCCTGCTGTATTACTTAGTAAGTGATTTAATGAATGGCGGGGTACCAGAAGAACGCAGACTGTTTTATGGGGTAGGGTGTCTTTTCAGTATATTATTGATTTTTATCATTACTTATTTTCAATACAATGCCACCTACCTGGCCACTTATGTGGAGACCGGTGTGCGGCGTATTACGCTAGCGGAAAAATTGAGAAAGATTCCCCTTTCCTTTTTTGGGAAAAAAGATTTGGCCGACTTGACTAGTACCATCATGGCGGATTGCACCTTTCTGGAAACTGCCTTCTCCCATTTTATTCCAGAATTATTTGGTTCTATTATTTCCACTGTTTTAATTGCGATCAGTCTGTTTTTCTTTGACTGGCGTATGGCTCTTGCAGCTTTATGGGTAGCTCCGGTAGCTTTTGCTATCGTGCTTTTATCCGCTAAAGTACAGGAAGGGCTCAATCAGAAAGCTATGGATGCAAAAATGGCCTGCGCGGATGGTATTCAGGAATACTTGGAGACGGTTCAGGATTTAAAGGCCAACAATGCCGAAGACACCTATCTGGTCATCTTAGATCAAAAGATAAAAGCCGTAGAACACCGGGCTATCATCGGCGAATTCGGTATGGCTGTATTTGTGGTATCCGCTCAGCTGATTCTCAAGCTGGGCATGGCTACGGTAGCCCTTGTGGGCTCAGCGTTGCTGATAAAAGGCACGCTGGACGTGCTGACTTTCTTTATGTTTTTATTGGTTGTATCTCGGCTCTACGATCCCCTGCAAGGGGCTTTACAGAACTTGGCGGCGGTGATTACCGCTCGGACAAACATTGCCAGGATGAACGAGATTTTGGACCATCCGGTTCAGACCGGAGAGAAAGAACTGGGAAATCAAGGCTATGACGTGACCTTTGATCGGGTTGGATTTGCCTATAATAGCGGAGAAACCGTACTGAAGGACGTTTCCTTCACGGCCAGACAAGGCCAGGTAACGGCGCTGGTAGGGCCTTCCGGCGGTGGGAAGACAACGGTTTCCCGACTTGCAGCCCGTTTCTGGGACTGCAACAAAGGAACGATAACGGTGGGCGGCATGGATATTTCTAAGGTAGAACCTGAAACCCTGCTCTCCCTTTACTCCATCGTTTTTCAAGAGGTTACCTTATTTAATAATACCATTATGGAGAATATACGCCTGGGCCGAAAAGATGCATCGGATGATGAGGTGCTGGAGGCAGCCAGGTTAGCTAACTGCCATGAGTTCATAAAAAAATTGCCCAAAGGCTATCATACCGATATTGGCGAAAACGGTTGTGCTCTTTCCGGGGGGCAGAGGCAGCGGATTTCCATTGCCAGAGCTTTCTTAAAAAATGCGCCGATTATTCTTCTGGATGAAGCCACCGCCTCTTTGGACGTGGAAAATGAAACTCTCATACAGACGGCTCTTTCTCGGTTGATTAAAAATAAAACCGTGTTGATTATCGCTCATCGAATGAGGACGGTTGCCGGGGCGGATCAAATTGTCGTCCTTGCAGAGGGTAACGTGGTGGAACAGGGAGATCCGAAAACGCTTCTGGACAAAAAGGGCCTTTTCAGTCACATGGTTGACCTTCAGAGGCAGGGACAGAATTGGACACTGGAGAAGGCCGTTTCATATCAGAAAATTTAGCCTTTGATTGACTTAATAAAAAAGCTTGGACCCATTGAAGAATAGGGTTCAAGCTTTTTTTAAGATAGCAGATGCCACTGGTTTTTTCCGTGGCGCTTCGCTTGATACATGGCTCGATCGGCGTGCCAGTATAGGTCTTCATAAGAGGCATTTGCCTTTTTAATGACGGCCCCTACCGAGCAGGTGATAAGGAAATCCTCCCGCTGAAAGAGCAATGCTTGGGAAAGGGTTTTCGCTTTGTTGGTCACTTCGTCTACATGGCAGATGTGTTTCATGAAGACGGTGAATTCGTCTCCCCCCAGCCGGCAAATCAAATCGTCAGAACGGAAATTGGCCAGCAGGGCCTGAGCGACAGCCACCAGAATTTCATCACCGATACTGTGGCCACACAAATCATTGATCTGCTTAAAGTTGTCAATATCGATAAGGAACATGGCTGCGCCTACATCATCATCGCTATGCTCGGATAAGTATTGCACGGTGCGCTGGCGAAAGGCTGCTCGGTTCAACAGGTTCGTCAGGGAATCTTTGGTGGCCCGTTCCCGGAAGGACATTTCTTCATCAATATCTTCTGAGACACCCAAGATTCGCAGAAGAGCGCCGCTTTCATCAAAGACCTTGGTTAAGGTAATTCGCATCCAGGTGTAAGGGGGAACCGGGACTTCTGGGGTTCCCATTGTTCGAATCTGAAAGACGCCGGAAACCATAGATTCCGCTTCTTGAATCTGGTAAAATAGATCGCAAAATGCGTCCCGGCAGGCTGGATGCACACAGTCGGAACAGGCCAGCGCTTCGGGCACGTTGTAAATATGCTGGCTGGGTGCAAATATTTTTTTAGAACCTGAAGGCTGGATTAGCAGTTTATTCTTATAATCGTAGTCCCACAGGCAGATGTTGGTGTGCATGAGGGCCAGATTAATTCGTTCGTCGTTAATATCCTTTTCCTGACGCAATTTTTTTCTGGCATTTCGAACATAAAGTAAACCAAAAATCGCCAGGGTACTCAACAAGGAAGCTGCGGCAATGCTCTGATAAAGATGAGTGAAAATGAAATCTGAAAGAAAGGCGTTATCCTTGTGGAACAAGATATTTTCGTAGAAGATTTCATTGAAGGTATCCGCAGGCATATTGATTAAGGTCTTGTTGAGGATACTGAATAAAAGGTCACTGCTGTCATTGGTGACGGCCAGAGCCAGTCCATAATTCAAATCGTAGGTGGCAAACAACCGCAGGTTATAGTAGCGGGCGTGAGATAAGAAGTAATCTGCACTGTAGGTAGAGGTAAAGGTGATATCGGCATCTCCGTGGTTTACTGCCTGGAGGCATTCTTCTAACGTGTCGTAATACAC
The genomic region above belongs to Aminipila butyrica and contains:
- a CDS encoding transporter substrate-binding domain-containing diguanylate cyclase, with translation MNGFLHIKRVLYIIVLTVLLFCQSGLSYADTDLRPSAPTTPEDSKQVIRVGFFEMSGFNDINEDGSLGGFGYEYLMEIAKYTGWQYDFISYTGEGTKQHRLTYSEALDMLSQGKIDILGSMCKTSQRSQIYLYPTFPYNINYSSLSTSATNTSYTISDFSSLDGTVIGTLRGSSRDEEIRSYLKENGVKNYSFKAYDSMDDLQEALTQTHQIDCIYANNFRSLSDQRVLTRLNPSPYYFAMSKASGDKLDALSSAIEQIELNRPLFSKKLLTKYFQETPYSPVALSPQELTYIQENPVVRVACNPNLAPFEYYDNKTGTFNGISADLLKYIEKQTGLSFSFIPATSYADALSRVKSNQKNAPQVIAAFGADYQWAESNQMQLTLSYLDLPVSAIYNRTVKNYNDLNLTVAVEKGSYLTEKLKKEKDYSHYVYYDTLEECLQAVNHGDADITFTSTYSADYFLSHARYYNLRLFATYDLNYGLALAVTNDSSDLLFSILNKTLINMPADTFNEIFYENILFHKDNAFLSDFIFTHLYQSIAAASLLSTLAIFGLLYVRNARKKLRQEKDINDERINLALMHTNICLWDYDYKNKLLIQPSGSKKIFAPSQHIYNVPEALACSDCVHPACRDAFCDLFYQIQEAESMVSGVFQIRTMGTPEVPVPPYTWMRITLTKVFDESGALLRILGVSEDIDEEMSFRERATKDSLTNLLNRAAFRQRTVQYLSEHSDDDVGAAMFLIDIDNFKQINDLCGHSIGDEILVAVAQALLANFRSDDLICRLGGDEFTVFMKHICHVDEVTNKAKTLSQALLFQREDFLITCSVGAVIKKANASYEDLYWHADRAMYQAKRHGKNQWHLLS
- a CDS encoding TetR/AcrR family transcriptional regulator, producing MEESSTLQNILNAAKTEFLQKGFQTASLRNIVKNAGVTTGAFYGYFSNKEALFAALVEKHASAIMGRFMCAQEEFMKLPEEEQPESMSDFSGDCMAWMVDYIYEHFDVFRLIICCSEGTAYADFVHAMVEVEVESTYRFMESLRSLGHQVPELDRQFCHIVCSGMFNGVFEMVVHQMPQADAKIYISQLQQFHRAGWMNILGL
- a CDS encoding FAD-binding oxidoreductase yields the protein MKDADVKNLTDIVGADWIITDLEQKSAYFYDEIERALRPVANEQSIVVKPKNTEELSAIMAYAYEQEIPVVIRGGGTGLCGGATPVVESLILSMERFKKIIQIDEDNMMAELEAGVTLRELLDELEGHKGIAFPVHPGDEGAQIGGMVTTNAGGARAVRHGIMRNHIKGLEVVLPDGEVLKLGGRLLKDNAGYSLMNLLTGSEGTLAAITKVILRLYPEDKYSATLAIAFADMDQASAAVLEIIKSGVSPLAVEYQDKKLNLETAAYLGLHWPLDEGEADLMIILSERSEAALYLACEQIEAICRKHQAVKAVYAGTKKEQAELLMIRSGSYEIIQELIAHNLDMAVPPARVPEFMRGLRKLAEKYGTRTNIVAHIADGNVHNDILLEDGKIPAFTPDLLKEMYELCFQLGGTITGEHGVGKLRLADLKLQKNNRELELMKQIKKIFDPKGILNPGTVVQIDGCNKN
- a CDS encoding ABC transporter ATP-binding protein; translated protein: MKKKSSLSKLMTYAGSYRYFTYSSWVLSALSALMALIPFWYLWQIIKEVLRVMPDFERAENLAHFGWMAVLFAVLSILVYIGGLMCSHIAAFRVQANLRIQMTHHICKLPLGFAESFGSGKLRKIINDSSATTETYLAHQLPDRYGALATPVGLLVLLMAFDWRLGLLSLVPVLLGFLVMISMTGAKMRQKMKEYQNALDDMSNEAVEYVRGIPVVKTFGQTVFSFKRFKDSIDRYRIWVTAYTKDLRLPMMFYTTAINSVFAFLVAGSLLFTAEGVTNEFLLNLIFYIIITPVISVTLTKIMFLSENAMLVDDALSRMDSVLGLEPLHQAGSTHQPNNNSIELRNVSYSYDGKQKALDDISLKLQPGQTIALVGPSGGGKTTLANILSRFFDPQEGQVLIGGVDVREMDKKVLMDTVSFVFQNSRLIKGSILENVRMSRPDASRAEVLEALKSAQCMDIIQKFPAREDTIIGTEGTYLSGGEQQRIAIARALLKNAPIVILDEATAFADPDNEHRVQQAFTELSKNRTVIMIAHRLSTIVHADCIYVLDNGQIAEWGTSSSLMEKKGMFFHMWNNYQDSVQWKVSKEVQG
- a CDS encoding ABC transporter ATP-binding protein; the protein is MIQRLQKKFALSEQGAVDLIKAITACTLQNIAFMFPVGLLYYLVSDLMNGGVPEERRLFYGVGCLFSILLIFIITYFQYNATYLATYVETGVRRITLAEKLRKIPLSFFGKKDLADLTSTIMADCTFLETAFSHFIPELFGSIISTVLIAISLFFFDWRMALAALWVAPVAFAIVLLSAKVQEGLNQKAMDAKMACADGIQEYLETVQDLKANNAEDTYLVILDQKIKAVEHRAIIGEFGMAVFVVSAQLILKLGMATVALVGSALLIKGTLDVLTFFMFLLVVSRLYDPLQGALQNLAAVITARTNIARMNEILDHPVQTGEKELGNQGYDVTFDRVGFAYNSGETVLKDVSFTARQGQVTALVGPSGGGKTTVSRLAARFWDCNKGTITVGGMDISKVEPETLLSLYSIVFQEVTLFNNTIMENIRLGRKDASDDEVLEAARLANCHEFIKKLPKGYHTDIGENGCALSGGQRQRISIARAFLKNAPIILLDEATASLDVENETLIQTALSRLIKNKTVLIIAHRMRTVAGADQIVVLAEGNVVEQGDPKTLLDKKGLFSHMVDLQRQGQNWTLEKAVSYQKI
- a CDS encoding electron transfer flavoprotein subunit alpha/FixB family protein, whose product is MKSSENLLVFAECNKEGIHPVAFELLAKGKELCEKSGSALHCLVLGNQDTEILDLQELNIRGADEVFYIKDDCFTWAEECLYKENIVPFIRERNPHTVLFGATNFGRSLAPRVAAALQTGLTADCTNLTMDEDGRLIQIRPAFSNNILAHIKTLSYPQIATIRYKEFQEAERDEAREAKLTVLEAYRKAYEGATVLESLREQEFDITKAEVVVSGGRGIKRKEDLQMLQELAELLGGELGVSRALVDGGMISSAHQIGYSGNRVKPKVYIACGISGAPQHIAGMKDADLIIAINKDPSAPIFKFADYGYVGNLYEVIPQMISGIKNGVQGGEFG
- a CDS encoding pyridoxal phosphate-dependent aminotransferase, yielding MKDKFIAKRYWKDGSTPMGKVDELAKKYEGVINLSLGDPDLTTPEVIIDRAFADARAGHTKYTDFRGDPELRQEIAAYYKERFGLSLGDEEIFVAASGCLGMYLVLEAILDEGDEVILQAPYFTPYPQQVELARGVAVEFPMLEEEDFRINIKRLEQTITARTKAIVINSPNNPTGNCLSEQDLENIARIAKKYDLIVISDEIYTAYSYQEPFVPIMSLEGMRERTVTINSFSKDYIMTGWRVGNIIAPPNIIRTIQQINENVVFTAPSISQRAAIYAMRHRQEFQADIVGEYRRRAEYGAKRINEISWMSVIEPPKGTFYLFANVKKTGLSSEEVSRLILEQAKVLTIPGNAFGDCGEGYIRLACTVSMEVLKEAFDRMEQIRF
- a CDS encoding electron transfer flavoprotein subunit beta/FixA family protein — encoded protein: MNVIVLIKEVPDMDTVRFDTENGRVDRSSAEAEINPFDLNALQAAVELKEQGATVTVLTMGPPRAEKTVRDAYARGADLGVLLSDSKFGGADTWATSVTLAAGIKKLGAFDLVLCGEKSVDGDTAQVGAEIAEILGIPHAYYVEHIQNVSKDSIQVRVEDICGSKQVRELTLPALISVTKNLNTVQLPEIRRKLLSLNVPITKFGLEDMAGHTSQEQVGLKGSKTKVLKIYVPAEIQRNNRIYRDHFNQFQKNVWAELCKRNLLPNRGDQHEII